The Cyclobacteriaceae bacterium genome includes a region encoding these proteins:
- a CDS encoding ABC transporter substrate-binding protein, whose translation MVKALSTLFLICILISVQAQSSDRIITAGSALTETVCALGYCDKIIASDRTSLYPIEIQSLPSIGYRSSISSEGIISLKPSLVFAEKDYVEEAVLAQVRSAGIKIIIIERAYSFEGTKNLIREIATAINRKEEGEKLIKKIEGQLTEATALVKKAKSTPKVLCVYNRGTTSFDVAGTKTFSDILPYVGGERAINGVNGYKPLNTESMIASNPDYILFF comes from the coding sequence ATGGTTAAAGCACTCTCTACCCTTTTCCTGATCTGCATATTAATTAGCGTTCAGGCACAATCTTCGGATCGCATCATTACGGCAGGCAGCGCACTGACTGAAACAGTTTGCGCGCTTGGTTACTGCGACAAGATCATTGCCTCTGACAGAACCAGTTTATATCCAATTGAGATTCAATCTTTGCCGTCTATTGGATATCGTTCAAGTATAAGTTCGGAAGGAATTATCAGCCTGAAGCCTTCCCTGGTGTTTGCAGAAAAGGATTATGTCGAAGAGGCAGTCCTTGCACAGGTGCGATCCGCAGGAATAAAAATCATCATCATTGAGAGGGCATATAGTTTTGAAGGAACTAAAAATCTCATACGTGAGATTGCTACAGCTATTAATAGAAAAGAGGAAGGCGAAAAACTCATCAAGAAAATTGAGGGTCAGTTAACAGAAGCGACTGCATTAGTCAAAAAAGCAAAGAGCACTCCAAAAGTATTATGTGTTTATAATCGCGGAACTACCTCTTTTGACGTGGCTGGAACAAAAACATTTTCTGATATTCTTCCCTATGTGGGAGGCGAACGAGCAATTAATGGCGTGAATGGCTATAAACCTCTCAACACAGAATCAATGATCGCGTCAAATCCAGATTACATACTATTTTTTTGA
- a CDS encoding iron ABC transporter permease produces the protein MLTAAIRKESRITVILIGLGIAALLAFLIALSIGQVTIPIGDILQIFSSKIGLTTYESDGVFETVLLKIRFPRLVMTVLIGSALAVSGAALQGLFRNPLVEPGLIGVSSGAAVAVVALIVFGSMIIPDQDTVQMNMLRPMIAFAGGLLATFMVIKIGEQVGKMNIAVLILAGVAVNALAGAIMGLIIFYADENQLRMFTFWTLGDLSGATWGSLLIAAPILILAIVMLLRFQHALNAIALGESEAYHMGVDVEKVKKSIVFFSALAVGVSVSLAGIIGFIGLVIPHLIRVMFHSDNRLVMPASVIGGPLLLILADLASRTLVSPSELPIGVVTALVGAPFFIFLLVRTKRKQELIIQ, from the coding sequence ATGTTGACAGCCGCAATCCGAAAAGAATCGAGGATCACTGTCATTTTGATAGGATTAGGCATTGCTGCGTTGTTAGCATTTTTAATTGCCCTAAGCATTGGTCAGGTTACGATCCCAATTGGCGACATTCTTCAAATCTTCTCCAGCAAAATCGGATTAACGACTTACGAATCCGATGGTGTCTTTGAAACAGTGCTCTTGAAAATCAGATTTCCGAGACTTGTAATGACCGTGCTAATCGGATCTGCACTGGCAGTCAGTGGTGCTGCTTTGCAGGGTTTGTTTAGAAATCCGTTAGTGGAACCTGGTTTGATCGGAGTTTCAAGTGGTGCCGCCGTTGCAGTTGTTGCTTTAATTGTATTTGGATCCATGATCATTCCTGATCAGGACACTGTTCAAATGAACATGCTTCGTCCGATGATTGCTTTTGCCGGTGGACTTCTTGCAACGTTTATGGTGATCAAGATAGGGGAGCAGGTAGGCAAAATGAATATTGCTGTACTGATCCTCGCCGGTGTTGCAGTAAATGCTCTTGCCGGCGCAATCATGGGCTTAATTATATTTTACGCTGATGAAAATCAACTTCGGATGTTTACTTTCTGGACATTGGGAGACCTAAGCGGAGCGACATGGGGAAGTCTTTTAATTGCGGCTCCGATTTTAATTCTTGCCATCGTGATGCTGCTAAGATTTCAGCATGCTCTTAATGCCATTGCACTGGGAGAGTCAGAAGCATATCATATGGGTGTTGATGTTGAGAAGGTAAAAAAATCGATTGTTTTCTTCAGTGCTCTCGCAGTGGGAGTAAGTGTTTCCCTTGCCGGAATAATAGGATTTATCGGATTGGTAATCCCACACCTCATCCGCGTCATGTTTCATTCTGATAATCGTTTGGTCATGCCGGCTTCAGTCATTGGAGGCCCGTTACTATTGATCCTTGCTGATCTGGCATCCAGAACATTGGTTTCACCTTCAGAACTTCCTATTGGAGTTGTGACCGCACTGGTAGGTGCTCCTTTCTTTATTTTTCTTTTAGTGCGCACCAAGAGAAAACAAGAACTCATTATTCAATGA
- a CDS encoding heme ABC transporter ATP-binding protein, protein MISARHISLSINGRELLHDIDLDIVPGQFTAVAGPNGAGKSSLLKIVSNETGRYDGTVTINGSPIKKYDIAALSKVRAVLPQSTHLQFPFSVQQIVQLGTHYHRNTRYQNDRIGEEVMELTGVTSWRDRNYLTLSGGEQQRVNLARVLAQVWEVKAHPRYILLDEPTSNLDIAQQQMIFNLVKQSCERNIGVMAIVHDLNQVAQFADKLYFLREGKIIASGATKEVFTKSIIEETFCCRVNVYHDACTNCPYIVPDSSKIESSSLKTANL, encoded by the coding sequence ATGATCTCCGCCCGACACATCAGCCTTAGTATAAATGGAAGGGAACTTCTCCATGATATTGATCTTGATATTGTACCAGGACAATTTACTGCGGTCGCCGGACCTAATGGTGCCGGAAAAAGTTCTCTCCTGAAAATTGTCTCCAATGAAACGGGACGCTATGATGGTACAGTTACGATCAATGGTTCTCCGATAAAAAAGTACGACATCGCGGCGCTTTCAAAAGTAAGAGCAGTTCTTCCTCAAAGTACTCATTTGCAATTCCCTTTTTCTGTTCAGCAGATCGTTCAACTCGGAACACATTACCACAGGAATACCCGTTATCAGAATGACAGGATCGGGGAGGAAGTCATGGAACTTACGGGCGTAACTTCATGGAGAGATAGAAACTACCTGACATTATCAGGCGGTGAGCAGCAGCGTGTTAATCTCGCCCGCGTACTTGCTCAGGTTTGGGAAGTGAAAGCGCATCCACGGTACATTCTTCTTGATGAGCCGACTTCCAATCTTGACATCGCTCAGCAGCAGATGATCTTCAATCTTGTGAAACAATCCTGTGAAAGAAACATCGGAGTGATGGCCATTGTTCATGACCTGAATCAGGTAGCTCAGTTTGCTGATAAACTTTATTTTCTCCGTGAGGGAAAGATTATAGCCAGCGGAGCAACGAAAGAAGTCTTCACTAAAAGCATTATCGAAGAAACATTTTGTTGCCGTGTCAATGTTTACCATGACGCGTGCACCAATTGTCCATACATCGTACCAGATAGTAGTAAAATAGAATCATCATCATTGAAAACCGCAAACCTATGA
- a CDS encoding hemin-degrading factor, translating to MSQVTTETRAAELRASWEDIKKVKPTLRIRDCALELGVSEGELLATTVGEYTTRLEGDWTKLLSRFPELGRVMSLSRNDGCVLEHKGSFQKIDIIQAGPHTMATVIGPIETRVFFAAWKYGFAVRQQTPHGLQQSIQIFDEAGTAVTKIFLVAPGTSDNKPGSNQEAFDKIVADFTAADQKKEIELFPIRNSPTKPLDQVNKEALMEDWSNMKDTHDFFGMLRKHQVNRVDAVMLSEGKFSYKIKPSSLQPMLEKAAADHLPIMVFAGNRGNLQIHQGKIQTVRVMDQWLNILDPDFNMHLRTDLIDSAWVVKKPTADGVVTGIEVFDKNKEMIVQFFGLRKPGIPELEKWRALVDTVEKA from the coding sequence ATGAGCCAAGTAACCACAGAAACCAGAGCTGCCGAATTGCGCGCCTCCTGGGAAGATATTAAAAAAGTAAAACCAACGTTGCGCATACGTGACTGCGCCCTTGAGCTGGGTGTAAGCGAGGGTGAACTACTTGCCACAACTGTTGGTGAGTACACAACACGCCTCGAGGGCGACTGGACAAAATTATTGAGCAGATTCCCTGAGCTCGGTCGTGTTATGTCACTTTCCAGAAATGATGGTTGTGTATTGGAGCACAAAGGTTCTTTTCAAAAAATTGACATCATTCAGGCAGGCCCGCATACGATGGCCACAGTTATAGGACCCATTGAAACACGGGTTTTCTTTGCAGCATGGAAATATGGTTTTGCGGTTCGGCAGCAAACACCTCATGGGTTACAACAGAGCATTCAGATTTTCGATGAAGCTGGAACTGCCGTGACAAAGATATTTTTAGTCGCGCCAGGAACTTCCGATAACAAACCTGGAAGCAATCAGGAAGCATTTGATAAGATTGTCGCAGATTTCACAGCGGCAGATCAGAAGAAAGAGATTGAGTTGTTTCCGATCAGAAATTCTCCTACAAAGCCACTTGATCAGGTGAATAAGGAAGCTCTGATGGAAGATTGGTCAAATATGAAAGACACGCATGATTTCTTTGGCATGCTGCGCAAGCACCAGGTGAATCGTGTGGATGCGGTCATGTTGTCTGAAGGAAAATTCAGTTATAAAATAAAGCCATCTTCATTGCAACCAATGCTGGAAAAAGCAGCAGCAGATCATTTACCCATCATGGTATTTGCTGGTAATCGTGGTAACCTTCAGATTCACCAGGGTAAAATTCAGACCGTGCGGGTTATGGACCAGTGGTTGAATATTCTGGACCCTGATTTCAACATGCATTTGCGTACCGATCTGATTGACAGCGCCTGGGTTGTAAAGAAACCGACTGCAGACGGAGTGGTCACGGGCATTGAAGTATTTGATAAGAACAAAGAAATGATCGTGCAGTTCTTTGGCCTTCGTAAGCCAGGTATTCCGGAGCTTGAGAAATGGAGAGCTCTGGTAGATACTGTGGAAAAAGCATAA